The genomic window GCTCGGCGTCGCTCAGGATGTCGGCGTCGTCCGGGAGGGCCGCGCGCAGCGCGCGGGCGGCCGGGGCGGGGCCGGACTCGGCGGCGGCGGCCGGGACCGCGGGTTCCGCGCGGGTGACGGCGGCGACCATGGACTCGCGCAGGACCGTCAGCAGCGCCGGATTGCGGCGTTCCGCCGGCGTGGAGCGCCAGGTGATGACGGCGCCCTGGCCGGTGGCCTGGATGATCTGGGCGGCCAGTTCCTCGTCGACCCGTAGCCAGCCCGCGGCGGCCAGCCGGCGTACCCGCCCGTGGAGGATCTCCAGGCCCGCGCGGTGTGCCGCGTCCGGCCCCCGGCCGGTGGCCCGGTTCATCACCGTGAACAGCTCCGGGCGCGAGACCCCGAACTCCACCACCAGGTCCCAGCCGCGGCGCAGCTCCTCCACCGGGTCCGGTGCGGCGGGATCGAGTTGCGCGCGCTTGCTCTCCAGGAACTGCGCGTAGCCGTGCTCGGCGACGGCCTCCAGCAGCCCCTCCTTGTCGCCGAAGAGGCGGTAGATCGCCGGCGGCTGCATCCCGGCCGCGGCGGCGACCGCGCGGGTGCTCACCGCGTCTGGCCCGCCGTTCTCCAGCAGCTCGACGGCGGCCAGGACGATGCGGCGTCGGGGGCTGTCGGTGGTGTCGCGAGGAGGCATGGGTTCAACGATATCGGAGACGTGCTTCCACCGATAATATCGGTGTTACCGTTGGAGTGATTCCACTGGAAGCATCGTTGGGAGAACCCCGTGATCATCGTGACCGGAGCCACCGGAAAGCTCGGACGCCGCATCGTCGAGCGCCTCCTGGACCGCGTTCCCGCCCACCGCGTCGGGGTCAGCGTGCGCGACCCCCGCATGGCGAATGGCCTCGCCGACCGCGGCGTCCGCGTCCGGCAGGGCAGCT from Streptomyces sp. NBC_01198 includes these protein-coding regions:
- a CDS encoding TetR/AcrR family transcriptional regulator, with translation MPPRDTTDSPRRRIVLAAVELLENGGPDAVSTRAVAAAAGMQPPAIYRLFGDKEGLLEAVAEHGYAQFLESKRAQLDPAAPDPVEELRRGWDLVVEFGVSRPELFTVMNRATGRGPDAAHRAGLEILHGRVRRLAAAGWLRVDEELAAQIIQATGQGAVITWRSTPAERRNPALLTVLRESMVAAVTRAEPAVPAAAAESGPAPAARALRAALPDDADILSDAEQRLLREWLTRLAADDATPRT